In Vibrio sp. NTOU-M3, the following proteins share a genomic window:
- a CDS encoding serine hydrolase domain-containing protein, with protein MHKRFFNALIYGSGAALGAVLLMGCSEQPVTSESHLGVYSSTYPGLPHVKFYRSEGKNYLITPWGHQQIQIKPNGTFDAIEGSEDATGTLSLLEDGMYQKVVINYWGESHQLTRVEDAEGEALIELLYGSNWFTRISPFDDCDDDWLVKKEEVTFDHTKLDALLEKLNGEQDPYQKTSSLLVMKQGQLIVEEYMNGWQAEYPHSIQSISKSLTSLMVGVAIEEGLIEDEESPLSTYLPHYTGFLQGDKSQLTLKHFLTMSSGLDWDEWSLPYSDPNNVRYQEMFNSEPVKFVLDRELVQSPGAHFTYNGGLVTVVGEILADRDRKANLAGYIPQSKMADLCFKNAYMSGQMGNVSNAAGGGFLRARDMLKLGMLVLNDGQWKGKQIVSKDWIERSTQSYVATNWDGSGYGYYWWINDHFVEGKTYRVVYGLGYGGQVIAVVKELDLIVVKTATNYAGQTNDFSIMKHDILPIFIGHED; from the coding sequence ATGCATAAACGGTTTTTTAACGCTTTGATATATGGTTCTGGAGCTGCTCTAGGTGCTGTTTTGTTAATGGGATGTAGCGAGCAACCTGTAACCTCTGAATCACATTTAGGCGTCTATTCTTCAACTTATCCCGGTTTGCCTCATGTGAAATTCTATCGTTCAGAAGGAAAAAATTATCTGATCACGCCTTGGGGGCACCAGCAAATTCAAATTAAACCAAACGGTACCTTTGACGCGATTGAAGGTAGTGAGGATGCTACCGGCACGTTATCTTTGTTGGAAGATGGGATGTACCAAAAGGTGGTGATCAATTATTGGGGTGAGAGCCATCAGTTAACGCGCGTTGAAGATGCTGAAGGCGAGGCGTTAATCGAGCTGCTGTATGGTTCCAACTGGTTTACCCGAATTTCGCCATTTGATGATTGCGATGATGATTGGTTGGTCAAAAAAGAAGAGGTGACCTTTGATCATACCAAGTTGGATGCACTGTTGGAGAAGCTCAACGGCGAACAAGACCCTTATCAAAAAACCAGTAGTTTGCTTGTGATGAAACAGGGCCAATTGATTGTAGAAGAATACATGAATGGTTGGCAGGCTGAGTATCCTCATAGTATTCAATCGATATCAAAAAGTTTGACCTCGTTAATGGTTGGTGTAGCCATTGAAGAGGGGCTTATCGAAGATGAAGAATCGCCGCTATCGACCTATTTGCCGCATTACACGGGATTTTTGCAAGGAGATAAGAGCCAACTGACGTTAAAGCATTTTCTAACGATGAGTTCTGGATTGGATTGGGATGAGTGGAGCTTACCTTATTCGGATCCAAATAACGTCCGCTATCAAGAAATGTTCAACTCAGAGCCCGTGAAGTTTGTCCTCGATAGAGAACTCGTTCAATCTCCAGGAGCTCACTTTACTTATAACGGTGGTCTAGTCACTGTCGTAGGGGAAATTCTGGCAGATAGGGACCGTAAAGCGAACTTAGCTGGTTATATTCCGCAAAGCAAAATGGCTGATCTTTGTTTTAAAAATGCTTATATGTCAGGCCAAATGGGGAATGTGAGTAACGCTGCAGGAGGTGGCTTTTTACGCGCAAGAGATATGTTGAAACTTGGGATGCTGGTGCTAAATGATGGTCAATGGAAAGGAAAGCAGATCGTCAGTAAAGATTGGATTGAACGTTCAACCCAGTCCTATGTCGCCACCAATTGGGACGGTAGTGGTTATGGCTATTACTGGTGGATAAATGACCATTTTGTTGAGGGTAAAACGTATCGTGTTGTATATGGCCTTGGATATGGCGGCCAAGTTATTGCTGTTGTGAAAGAGCTGGATCTTATCGTAGTAAAAACAGCCACTAATTATGCAGGGCAGACGAACGATTTCAGCATTATGAAACACGACATTCTTCCTATCTTTATTGGACATGAAGATTAA
- a CDS encoding phosphatase PAP2 family protein, which translates to MKAVTRLAPLLLTATLSLPTQASSSDRWDTFSDIGAYSLVGAALALPAYKEDWQGFQQAGLSMAVAGGTGLLGKALIEEERPDGSNNDSFPSNHTAMAFSSATTLHLRYGWEVGLPAYGVASLVGVGRVEANRHYWRDVLAGAVLGSVSAWIFTDTFDNNVQLIPWVDDESVGLHVSMAW; encoded by the coding sequence ATGAAAGCTGTAACCCGACTTGCTCCTCTGCTCCTTACTGCCACGCTGTCTTTACCTACCCAAGCCTCAAGCTCAGATCGCTGGGACACATTTAGTGATATTGGCGCATATAGTTTGGTTGGTGCGGCGCTGGCTTTACCTGCCTACAAAGAGGATTGGCAAGGCTTTCAGCAAGCTGGTCTTAGTATGGCAGTAGCTGGCGGAACTGGGTTGCTAGGCAAAGCTTTGATTGAAGAAGAAAGGCCTGATGGCAGCAACAATGACAGTTTCCCTTCTAACCATACCGCCATGGCCTTTTCTTCTGCCACGACTCTGCACCTTCGCTATGGTTGGGAAGTTGGCTTGCCCGCTTATGGCGTTGCCTCTCTCGTGGGAGTTGGCCGCGTCGAAGCCAATCGACACTACTGGCGAGATGTTTTGGCAGGAGCAGTGCTTGGCTCTGTTTCCGCATGGATATTTACCGACACATTCGACAATAACGTCCAGCTTATTCCATGGGTGGATGATGAATCAGTCGGTTTGCATGTATCCATGGCTTGGTAA
- a CDS encoding class I SAM-dependent methyltransferase: MKAEYDLIASQWQAIRTTLPKPDQALFRCFLNQLPQESTILDLGCGTGTPVAQLLIENGHRITGVDRSKKLLAVAQERFPLHQWHLQDLESFNTNHTYNGVVIWDSLFHLPREQHLPLLIKAYQALSPEGLLILSSGGSDTNIAPFTGVMFDVEFFYDAYPVAELITLCESIGFTVIDKKMVNQPDGKKDKGRLGLVMKKTG; this comes from the coding sequence ATGAAGGCCGAATACGACTTAATTGCCAGCCAATGGCAAGCAATACGCACTACGCTGCCTAAACCTGACCAAGCCCTATTCCGTTGTTTTTTGAACCAGCTACCTCAAGAGAGCACTATCTTAGACCTTGGCTGCGGGACAGGTACTCCCGTCGCTCAGTTGCTGATTGAAAATGGCCACCGGATCACAGGAGTTGATCGCTCAAAGAAATTGCTGGCAGTCGCCCAAGAACGCTTCCCACTCCATCAATGGCACTTGCAGGATCTGGAATCATTCAATACCAATCATACATACAATGGTGTGGTGATCTGGGACAGCCTGTTTCATCTACCTCGCGAACAACACCTCCCCTTATTGATCAAGGCTTATCAAGCCCTCTCTCCGGAAGGGTTACTTATCTTATCCAGTGGCGGTAGCGACACCAACATCGCACCTTTTACTGGCGTTATGTTTGATGTCGAGTTTTTCTATGATGCTTACCCTGTCGCAGAACTCATCACCCTATGTGAAAGCATTGGCTTTACTGTGATTGATAAAAAAATGGTCAACCAGCCAGACGGAAAGAAAGATAAAGGAAGATTAGGGCTAGTGATGAAAAAAACAGGGTAA
- the fusA gene encoding elongation factor G: MPINKIRNIAFVGQSGSGKTTLIEKLLYTTHTTTHLGSVDKGDTVTDFDNQSIHYQHSIEATPVALSWKKHRLNIIDTPGQAELLGRTLSIYPAVETSALVIDPQMPINQVSDRLYAFAKEQQKCQMIIINKLDSHANKLEEILQHIEHHFGDSCLPINLPSADCTEVVDCYFEPNEQASTCISDVTSTHERLIDQVVELDEDLMALYLEQGSALTPEQLHDPFEEALRTGHVLPICFVSAQTGAGVELLLDVLSEIMPMPNEGNPPLLEKNGQKIKVNCETLEHSVAHVYKVSVDPYMGKLAYLRVYQGEINTGSQLFIGDSNKAFKVGHLYQLQGKQRSEISRALAGDFCVLAKVDDLEFDAIVHDSHEEDDVSLKTLNFPESMYSLSIKPVKRGDEQKLGEVLNRIASEDPSLKVEHRKRTNETVLSGQGEFHLKVALEKMADVYKLQLETSQPSVEYFETITKPAEGHYRHKKQSGGAGQFGEVKLSVRPLERGSGFKFINKVVGGAIPTSLIPAVEKGILQAVEEGAISGNPIKDVEVTVFDGKYHSVDSKEIAFVIAGKKAFLEAVEQAAPIVLEPIVQMELTIPTNNVGDVSGDLSANRGLIESTEPQANNFTLMQAKSPINELQDYARRLRSLTGGQGMFNMTLSHYEPAPPGIQKKVCSELG; this comes from the coding sequence ATGCCCATCAACAAGATCCGTAATATCGCCTTTGTTGGTCAATCTGGTAGTGGCAAGACAACCCTCATCGAAAAGCTCTTGTACACCACTCATACCACCACGCACCTTGGTAGTGTTGACAAAGGAGATACCGTCACCGACTTTGATAACCAATCTATTCATTACCAACACAGTATTGAAGCGACTCCAGTCGCTCTGAGCTGGAAAAAACATCGCCTCAATATTATCGATACCCCCGGACAAGCCGAGTTGCTTGGTCGAACACTCAGTATTTACCCTGCGGTTGAAACATCGGCTTTGGTTATCGACCCTCAAATGCCAATCAATCAAGTATCCGATCGGTTATATGCCTTCGCTAAAGAGCAACAAAAATGCCAGATGATCATCATCAATAAGCTCGACAGCCACGCCAATAAACTTGAAGAAATTTTACAGCACATTGAGCACCACTTTGGCGACAGTTGCCTCCCCATCAACCTACCCTCTGCTGATTGCACCGAAGTGGTAGATTGTTACTTTGAACCAAACGAGCAAGCTTCAACCTGTATTTCCGACGTCACTTCAACGCATGAACGCCTCATTGACCAAGTCGTAGAGTTAGATGAAGACCTAATGGCGCTTTACCTTGAGCAAGGCTCTGCTCTCACCCCAGAGCAGTTACACGACCCATTTGAGGAAGCCCTGCGTACTGGGCACGTGCTCCCTATCTGTTTTGTTTCAGCACAAACAGGCGCTGGGGTTGAGCTGCTACTTGATGTACTTTCTGAAATTATGCCAATGCCAAACGAGGGCAATCCGCCACTACTGGAGAAAAATGGGCAAAAAATCAAAGTCAATTGTGAAACATTGGAGCACAGCGTTGCTCACGTATACAAAGTCAGCGTCGATCCTTACATGGGGAAACTGGCCTATTTACGTGTCTATCAAGGTGAGATTAATACCGGTAGTCAGCTATTCATAGGCGACAGCAATAAAGCCTTCAAAGTCGGCCATCTATATCAACTGCAAGGCAAGCAACGAAGTGAAATTTCACGTGCATTGGCGGGAGATTTTTGCGTATTAGCTAAGGTCGATGACCTTGAGTTTGACGCAATTGTGCACGACTCCCATGAGGAAGATGACGTCAGCTTAAAAACACTCAACTTCCCTGAATCCATGTACAGTTTGAGCATTAAACCCGTCAAACGTGGCGACGAACAAAAATTAGGAGAAGTACTAAACCGTATTGCCAGTGAAGACCCTTCACTGAAAGTCGAGCATCGTAAACGAACCAATGAAACCGTCCTCAGTGGACAAGGCGAATTTCATCTCAAGGTAGCCTTGGAAAAAATGGCTGATGTCTACAAGCTCCAGCTAGAAACCAGCCAACCAAGCGTGGAATACTTTGAAACCATCACCAAGCCAGCCGAAGGCCATTACCGCCACAAAAAGCAAAGTGGTGGTGCCGGTCAATTTGGCGAAGTGAAACTGAGTGTACGACCACTAGAAAGAGGCAGCGGCTTCAAGTTCATTAATAAGGTTGTGGGTGGTGCCATCCCAACTTCTTTAATTCCTGCGGTCGAAAAAGGCATCCTGCAAGCAGTTGAAGAAGGCGCGATATCCGGTAACCCAATCAAAGATGTTGAGGTCACGGTTTTTGACGGCAAATACCATTCCGTTGATTCGAAAGAGATCGCATTCGTTATTGCTGGGAAAAAAGCATTTTTGGAAGCCGTTGAACAAGCCGCCCCTATTGTTTTAGAGCCCATTGTTCAAATGGAACTGACAATTCCGACCAACAATGTTGGGGATGTTTCTGGCGATCTCTCTGCCAACCGAGGTTTAATCGAGAGCACCGAACCACAAGCAAATAACTTTACCTTAATGCAGGCCAAATCGCCTATCAATGAACTGCAAGATTATGCACGACGTCTTCGTTCACTCACTGGCGGACAAGGCATGTTCAATATGACATTAAGTCATTACGAACCTGCCCCTCCGGGAATACAAAAAAAAGTATGCTCTGAACTGGGATAA
- a CDS encoding diguanylate cyclase: MNKLSVKVFLILLPLAISIVLFSYAYYQAREKIIIDHVFQSSQLAATLGAHELGHSIEGRFDEFDRLSLELNRCFEGQRPIAEMASSALSYGNGFSALIVSDLNGIVSFSTLSPNSSNRYVLRQNILNTRVLSDLTVDRLYDSYEQWSKQYPEAVRQEREVENAIYALKNRGEENSAANRELNSRLLVLRERKQLPKTIVELASSDKVADLGLIFETETYFYSRPMLNCKKELIGFYTVVLDKTQVEDQLFEIKKNLLANDFKEVDVALVLNENMQLLSATSYLEGEQLARHKINQTSQPQIRNDLGGVLVNINIPVSLKRHLVHFRYAPNAPDAHKYGVSMLVFVPMQELEKQCDELLREVLLYLMITLILFIILTLSLSRYIAAPIAILRRRVGDLSMGRKVKTEYMLRDDEIGDLFNAFSSMASTIKHKESQLVELVRQDPLTGVLNRRALLSMADDIRRMNIPACVCMLDLDHFKTINDTYGHPAGDAVLKTFCTLVSSEIRGNDVFGRMGGEEFALILPETSLEYGVIIAERIRHRVESQLLYSLGLEHAEPVTVSIGITEWQSTDVSKALSAADRCLYKAKNRGRNLVIACE, translated from the coding sequence ATGAATAAACTCAGTGTTAAAGTGTTTTTGATATTGTTGCCTTTGGCAATATCCATAGTTTTGTTTAGTTATGCTTATTATCAAGCACGAGAAAAAATCATCATTGATCATGTGTTTCAAAGTAGCCAACTTGCGGCCACATTGGGAGCACACGAGCTTGGTCACTCGATAGAGGGGCGTTTTGACGAGTTTGATCGCCTGAGTCTGGAGCTTAACCGTTGTTTTGAAGGGCAACGCCCAATCGCGGAAATGGCTTCCAGTGCATTGAGTTATGGCAATGGTTTTTCTGCGCTTATCGTGTCTGATCTAAACGGGATAGTCAGTTTTTCGACACTCTCGCCAAATAGCAGTAACCGTTACGTGCTGCGGCAGAACATTCTTAACACGCGAGTATTATCCGACTTAACTGTCGATCGGCTTTATGATTCTTATGAGCAGTGGTCCAAGCAATACCCTGAAGCCGTACGCCAAGAGCGTGAAGTTGAGAATGCCATTTATGCGCTAAAGAACCGGGGCGAAGAAAACTCGGCCGCCAATCGTGAGCTAAATAGCCGCTTACTGGTACTGCGGGAACGAAAGCAATTACCAAAAACAATCGTTGAACTTGCAAGTAGTGACAAAGTCGCCGACCTCGGACTTATTTTCGAAACAGAAACCTACTTTTACTCGCGCCCAATGCTCAATTGTAAAAAAGAGTTGATTGGCTTTTACACCGTGGTGCTGGATAAAACTCAAGTTGAAGACCAACTCTTTGAGATCAAGAAAAACCTATTGGCGAATGACTTCAAAGAGGTTGATGTAGCGCTGGTACTGAATGAAAACATGCAGCTCCTATCCGCCACCAGCTATTTAGAAGGGGAGCAACTTGCTCGTCATAAGATCAACCAAACAAGCCAGCCGCAAATACGCAATGATTTAGGTGGTGTGTTGGTCAACATCAATATTCCTGTCTCCTTAAAACGGCACTTAGTCCACTTTAGATACGCACCGAACGCCCCTGACGCACACAAATACGGCGTCAGTATGTTGGTGTTTGTTCCCATGCAGGAATTGGAAAAACAGTGTGATGAACTACTACGAGAAGTGCTGTTGTACCTAATGATCACACTGATCCTGTTTATCATTCTGACCTTGTCGCTATCACGCTATATTGCCGCCCCAATTGCCATATTGCGCCGCCGAGTGGGCGATCTTTCCATGGGGCGAAAAGTGAAAACCGAGTACATGCTACGAGACGATGAAATTGGTGACCTGTTCAATGCATTTTCAAGCATGGCCTCAACCATTAAACACAAAGAGTCACAGCTCGTAGAACTCGTTAGACAAGACCCATTAACGGGCGTGCTAAACCGACGTGCCTTATTGTCCATGGCAGATGACATCAGGCGAATGAATATTCCCGCCTGTGTATGTATGCTCGACCTCGATCACTTCAAAACCATCAATGATACCTATGGTCACCCTGCTGGCGATGCGGTTCTTAAAACATTTTGTACGTTAGTATCAAGTGAAATCCGGGGCAATGATGTGTTTGGCCGGATGGGCGGTGAAGAGTTTGCACTGATTTTGCCAGAAACAAGCCTTGAGTATGGCGTTATCATCGCCGAGCGAATCCGTCATCGTGTCGAAAGCCAATTGCTCTATTCTCTTGGGCTAGAGCATGCCGAGCCCGTCACCGTAAGCATCGGCATCACTGAATGGCAGAGTACTGATGTTTCAAAAGCACTTTCAGCTGCTGATCGTTGCCTCTACAAAGCTAAAAATCGTGGACGTAACCTCGTGATCGCCTGCGAATAA
- a CDS encoding substrate-binding protein, with protein sequence MKKWVPNRPLFVAFICVFLFSCSPAKEPIKVGVVLPLTGTFAVYGQQALKGAQLAVDQINAQGGVLGRPLSLIVKDNQTDPAKTVAFSRELVQVENVFALLGPVSSSSRYAMSEIADEFKTPMLYGIDYEGRHFSRYLICYSTIPEHYITPVVPYLTENVGDKFYIFGYDYIWPHKMSEHIVEEVDRNHGQVTNVEFTAFGVENYQPVFQRIKDSGAQTLMLILPGADGFQFLSQMTNFDFGRNIQVVAFAADETYLSNVDSAALNGVLTALHFFNELDTSTAQKFVEDYRKFHGYESVVTYSSKSHYDLMFILKKAIEASGEFNKETTVNQLQNITLYDGDAKVSLRVDHHFNLPMYLGQFNNGDLTVIKNLGIITPQDQRNIVDE encoded by the coding sequence ATGAAAAAGTGGGTACCAAATAGGCCATTATTTGTGGCCTTTATTTGCGTGTTTTTATTTAGCTGCTCGCCAGCGAAAGAACCGATAAAGGTCGGAGTGGTGTTGCCGTTAACCGGAACATTCGCGGTATATGGACAACAAGCATTAAAAGGCGCTCAGTTAGCAGTGGATCAAATTAACGCTCAAGGTGGTGTGCTTGGTCGACCGTTAAGCCTCATCGTAAAAGATAATCAAACAGATCCAGCCAAAACCGTCGCCTTTAGCCGTGAGCTCGTTCAGGTTGAGAATGTGTTCGCGTTGCTTGGGCCAGTGAGCAGTTCATCACGCTATGCAATGTCAGAGATCGCCGATGAGTTTAAAACACCAATGCTTTACGGCATCGACTATGAAGGACGACATTTTAGTCGCTACTTGATCTGCTACAGCACCATCCCTGAACATTACATTACTCCTGTCGTTCCTTATCTAACCGAAAATGTCGGTGATAAATTTTATATCTTTGGTTACGACTATATTTGGCCACATAAAATGTCGGAGCACATTGTTGAAGAGGTTGACCGAAATCATGGTCAGGTAACCAACGTCGAGTTCACGGCATTTGGTGTAGAAAACTACCAGCCCGTCTTCCAACGCATCAAAGACTCGGGCGCCCAAACGCTGATGCTAATTTTGCCTGGCGCAGACGGCTTCCAGTTCCTCTCTCAAATGACCAATTTTGATTTTGGTCGCAACATCCAAGTGGTTGCATTTGCAGCCGATGAAACCTACTTAAGTAATGTCGACAGTGCGGCATTAAATGGGGTACTGACTGCGCTCCATTTCTTTAATGAACTCGACACCTCTACGGCGCAAAAGTTTGTCGAGGATTATCGCAAGTTCCATGGTTACGAAAGTGTCGTCACTTACTCAAGTAAATCGCATTATGATTTGATGTTCATTCTTAAAAAAGCCATTGAAGCTTCAGGAGAATTCAATAAAGAGACAACCGTTAATCAGTTGCAAAATATAACGCTCTATGACGGTGATGCTAAAGTCAGCCTACGGGTCGATCATCACTTTAATTTGCCGATGTATCTAGGGCAGTTTAATAACGGCGACCTCACTGTTATTAAGAATCTCGGCATCATTACCCCACAAGATCAAAGAAATATAGTGGATGAATAA
- a CDS encoding ABC transporter substrate-binding protein gives MTKTMALMTSLLFSHTTMAQVEFLHWWTSQGEQRALNELKQELEKHNMPISMSPVTGGGGDSALTVLQARALAGNTPTFAQIEGPSIKAWDAIGILYNLNPTANAQRWEQTLYPLAIDINKTINGYVALPMTLHRLNWLWVNNTLLSKLQLTPPQTWEEMLSAMEAAKAQGIIPLAIGEQPWQIAQLFESLIIAYGGVEFYKTALVQLKPEQIDSPQMRRALKKFRRLSLLLEKLEPSQKWDTATQALAEDRALFQLGGDWILGDLLARGKSVPQQIACYPAPQSHDIFLYNMDSFIFMSGNMTSHQQANKLATIMANRDFQIRFNKLKGSIPPRLDIDMRHFNDCQQQSYQDFKRAVQQGRAAPSMTDSMALNPVAQQAMNSAIFRFYRDKSVTADDMIKRIIGIAESN, from the coding sequence ATGACAAAAACAATGGCACTGATGACTTCTTTGCTATTTAGCCACACAACAATGGCCCAAGTAGAATTCCTCCATTGGTGGACATCACAAGGTGAACAGCGAGCCCTCAATGAGCTAAAACAAGAGTTAGAAAAACACAATATGCCCATCTCGATGTCGCCAGTAACCGGAGGCGGAGGTGACAGCGCACTTACTGTGCTTCAAGCACGCGCACTGGCGGGGAATACTCCCACCTTTGCACAAATCGAGGGACCCAGTATTAAAGCGTGGGATGCCATTGGTATTCTCTACAACTTAAACCCAACCGCAAACGCTCAGCGTTGGGAACAAACCTTGTACCCACTTGCCATTGATATCAATAAGACCATCAATGGTTATGTTGCGCTCCCCATGACATTGCATCGCTTAAACTGGTTGTGGGTTAACAACACCTTGCTCAGCAAACTTCAGCTCACTCCGCCACAAACGTGGGAAGAGATGTTGTCCGCTATGGAAGCCGCTAAAGCTCAAGGAATTATCCCGCTGGCAATTGGCGAACAACCGTGGCAAATCGCCCAGCTTTTTGAAAGCTTGATCATTGCCTATGGTGGTGTTGAGTTTTACAAAACAGCATTGGTGCAGTTAAAACCGGAACAGATTGATTCCCCTCAAATGCGCCGTGCACTTAAGAAATTTCGCCGCCTCAGTTTATTACTTGAAAAGCTTGAACCCAGTCAAAAGTGGGATACCGCCACCCAAGCGCTTGCAGAAGACCGTGCTCTGTTTCAGTTGGGAGGAGATTGGATTCTCGGAGACTTACTTGCTCGCGGTAAATCAGTCCCCCAGCAGATCGCTTGTTATCCAGCACCACAATCCCATGACATTTTCCTCTACAATATGGACAGCTTTATCTTCATGTCTGGCAACATGACTTCGCATCAACAAGCGAATAAGCTTGCGACTATTATGGCGAATCGTGATTTTCAGATCCGCTTCAATAAGCTTAAGGGTTCCATTCCACCTCGGCTTGATATTGATATGCGCCATTTCAATGACTGTCAGCAACAATCCTATCAAGACTTCAAACGCGCAGTTCAACAAGGGCGTGCAGCCCCTAGCATGACTGACTCGATGGCGCTTAATCCCGTCGCTCAACAAGCCATGAATTCCGCAATCTTCCGCTTTTATCGCGACAAAAGTGTTACTGCTGATGACATGATCAAACGTATTATTGGTATTGCCGAAAGTAATTAG
- a CDS encoding ATP-binding protein: MNVRFWSNSLATRTSLFLLTVIILAQLLAGAIWYQHTSNRDKQGLVTTVRSLAMSASSTVSFFQTLPVEYRHLVLNQLRNMGGTRFFVSLNNHQIDMAPLPESERKSLVINEVHDVLANELSEIGNIHVEFTRRDKLRVFNNELPIDELPMLWAHYSLSYGALNPPILVIQVEVAPNEWFYLAAVLPAPYIQLHTRYFDVREWLTLALSALLLLICTWFVVRKEIRPMRRLAKAATLMSSRLNVPEVKEEGSNELRAAVRAFNKMNRRIDSYIQDRDMLFGSISHDLKTPIACLKLRAEMLDDDRDRERFSRLANDLDLMVKGALQCIRETDIHEDVEPIDINQMLHHITENLPYKQEQVVIYGQAVQPFIGKPLAMKRCLQNLIDNAVKYGTCAKINIEDGDKALILTITDEGNGLTADVLEKLCAPYFRADSTQEGNGLGLTISQSIAKAHGGHLQLSLTSNGGLNASLIFPRG, encoded by the coding sequence ATGAACGTTAGATTCTGGTCCAACTCCCTTGCCACCCGTACCAGCTTGTTTCTTCTTACCGTGATCATTCTTGCGCAGTTGCTTGCCGGGGCAATTTGGTATCAACACACCAGTAATCGCGACAAGCAAGGGCTAGTGACAACAGTGCGAAGCCTCGCGATGAGCGCATCCTCTACCGTCTCTTTCTTCCAGACATTGCCTGTGGAGTATCGCCATTTAGTACTCAACCAATTGAGGAACATGGGAGGCACCCGCTTCTTTGTCTCCCTAAACAATCACCAAATCGATATGGCTCCACTCCCCGAGAGTGAACGTAAGTCCCTTGTAATAAACGAGGTTCATGACGTCCTTGCAAATGAATTGTCTGAAATTGGCAATATCCATGTTGAGTTTACCCGTCGGGACAAGCTCAGAGTCTTCAATAATGAATTACCTATCGATGAGCTTCCTATGTTGTGGGCTCATTATTCGCTCTCGTATGGCGCACTCAATCCTCCCATTCTTGTCATCCAAGTCGAAGTCGCACCGAATGAATGGTTTTATCTCGCAGCCGTGCTTCCAGCTCCTTATATCCAGCTTCATACCCGTTATTTTGATGTTCGAGAGTGGCTGACCTTAGCTTTGTCTGCGCTATTGCTCTTAATTTGTACGTGGTTTGTTGTACGCAAAGAGATTCGCCCGATGCGCCGTCTCGCTAAGGCGGCAACCTTGATGTCGAGTCGCCTAAACGTGCCTGAAGTTAAAGAGGAAGGCAGTAATGAGCTGCGTGCCGCCGTTCGAGCCTTCAACAAGATGAATCGTCGTATCGACAGCTATATTCAAGATAGAGATATGTTATTTGGCTCGATCTCTCATGATTTAAAAACCCCTATCGCCTGCCTTAAGTTACGAGCGGAAATGCTGGATGACGATCGTGACAGAGAGCGATTTTCACGGCTCGCGAATGACTTGGATCTCATGGTCAAAGGGGCGTTGCAGTGTATACGGGAAACAGATATTCATGAAGATGTCGAACCGATTGACATTAACCAAATGCTACACCACATCACTGAAAACTTACCCTATAAACAAGAACAAGTTGTTATCTACGGCCAAGCAGTACAGCCTTTTATTGGTAAGCCTCTTGCCATGAAGCGTTGCCTACAAAACCTTATCGATAATGCCGTCAAATATGGCACTTGCGCCAAAATCAACATTGAAGACGGTGATAAAGCGTTAATCCTTACCATCACCGATGAAGGTAATGGCTTAACAGCCGACGTACTAGAAAAGCTGTGCGCTCCGTACTTTCGGGCGGATTCAACACAAGAAGGCAATGGACTTGGCTTAACCATCTCTCAAAGCATTGCTAAAGCGCACGGTGGGCATTTACAACTCAGCCTCACTTCAAACGGTGGGCTTAACGCAAGTTTGATATTTCCAAGAGGCTAA